The Burkholderia mallei ATCC 23344 genome has a window encoding:
- a CDS encoding serine hydrolase domain-containing protein: protein MNSAFDAPASAAAAAFPPADDAALAARLDRVLGAALGERRIVGAVALAARHGRLVYRRAHGLAERETQRPMREDTLFRLSSITKPIVTVAVLRLVADGRMALDAPITRWLPDFAPALPGGRAPALSVHQLLTHTAGLSYWLLEAPGSAYHTLGVSDGIDLVDFDLAENLRRIAAAPLAFEPGSAWRYSLALDVLGAAIERETGRALPDAVARLVTTPLGMRDTGFVAADPARFAVAYANAAPEPARITDNLDVPLPEGHGVAVRFAPSRVFDATAFASGGAGMYGSADDVLRVLETIRTGGDGFLPAALVAAMRTDHTGPAAGTRGPGWGFGYGGAVLSDPALAQSPQSAGTLQWGGVYGHSWFVDAARGLTVLLMTNTAYEGMSGPLTLEVRDAVYGV, encoded by the coding sequence ATGAATTCGGCGTTCGATGCCCCTGCATCCGCGGCAGCCGCGGCTTTCCCCCCGGCGGACGACGCCGCGCTCGCCGCACGGCTCGACCGCGTGCTCGGCGCGGCGCTCGGCGAGCGGCGCATCGTCGGCGCGGTCGCGCTCGCCGCGCGGCACGGCCGGCTCGTCTACCGGCGCGCGCACGGTCTCGCGGAGCGCGAGACGCAGCGGCCGATGCGCGAGGACACGCTGTTTCGGCTGTCGTCGATCACGAAGCCGATCGTCACCGTCGCGGTGCTGCGCCTCGTCGCCGACGGCCGAATGGCGCTCGACGCGCCGATCACGCGCTGGCTGCCCGATTTCGCGCCCGCGCTGCCCGGCGGCCGGGCGCCCGCGCTGAGCGTGCATCAACTGCTGACCCACACGGCGGGCCTGAGCTACTGGCTGCTCGAAGCGCCCGGCTCGGCCTATCACACGCTCGGCGTCTCGGACGGCATCGATCTCGTCGACTTCGATCTCGCGGAGAACCTGCGGCGCATCGCGGCCGCGCCGCTCGCGTTCGAGCCGGGCAGCGCGTGGCGCTATTCGCTCGCGCTCGACGTGCTCGGCGCGGCGATCGAGCGCGAGACGGGGCGCGCGCTGCCGGACGCGGTCGCGCGGCTCGTCACGACGCCGCTCGGGATGCGCGACACGGGCTTCGTCGCGGCCGACCCCGCGCGTTTCGCGGTGGCGTACGCGAACGCCGCGCCGGAGCCCGCGCGGATCACCGACAACCTCGACGTGCCGTTGCCCGAGGGGCACGGCGTCGCGGTGCGCTTTGCGCCGTCGCGGGTGTTCGACGCGACGGCGTTCGCGTCGGGCGGCGCGGGGATGTACGGCAGCGCCGACGATGTGCTGCGCGTGCTCGAGACGATCCGCACGGGCGGCGACGGTTTCCTGCCGGCCGCGCTCGTCGCCGCGATGCGCACCGATCACACGGGGCCGGCCGCCGGCACGCGCGGGCCCGGCTGGGGCTTCGGCTATGGCGGCGCGGTGCTGTCCGATCCGGCGCTCGCGCAGTCGCCGCAGAGCGCGGGAACCCTGCAATGGGGCGGCGTCTACGGGCATTCGTGGTTCGTCGACGCGGCGCGCGGGCTCACCGTGCTGTTGATGACGAACACCGCGTATGAAGGGATGTCGGGGCCGTTGACGCTTGAGGTGCGCGACGCGGTGTACGGCGTGTGA
- a CDS encoding BCCT family transporter → MPPSRSTPRTTLKPPVVVPSLAVIGALLAVCALRPNEAGALFGAAQQWIVERFDWFYVLAITTFLIFLVLIAASRFGNIKLGPDDAEPEFSFVSWTAMLFAAGMGIGLMYFGVGEPIQHYLSPPTAAGGTPAAAREAMLMSFFHWGLHAWATYGVMGLVLAYFGFRYNLPLTLRSGLYPVLREGVNGWIGHTVDAFALVGTVAGIAVTLGYGVLQLSAGLHTIAGWQTDTDTFRIGLVAVVVALAGLSAASGLDKGVRRLSELNLMLAFALLAFVVVAGPTSFLLRAIGDNIGEYLSKLVSLSFRTYAYEAPNDKGWFGGWTLLYWAWWVSWSPFVGMFIARISRGRTIRQFVIGVLLVPTAFNLVWMTAFGNSAIWLDTHAAAGALAQTATNVDALLFRFFDYLPLTQLLSVAAIVLIAVFFVTSADSGAFVIDAIATRGAPQSPVWQRLFWAAVLGVTASVLLVAGGLKALQALTLVAALPVALVMLALCYGLWRGLKADHAHYSQDMAPATSFWTGQHWRHRLSQILRHTSDADARQFIAQTVEPALRKVADELKAGGVDAHVARDDDDAVRLTVPAPAQRDFVYGARVSRKSAPAFRIREAAEPEPQREHVCEVLTFFADGRLGYDIEYLRGDEIIADVLRQYERYVSLAADTRTHLLNRAPEHAGPDGLSR, encoded by the coding sequence ATGCCCCCATCCCGCTCCACGCCGCGCACGACGCTCAAGCCGCCAGTCGTCGTGCCGTCGCTCGCCGTGATCGGCGCGCTCCTCGCCGTCTGCGCGCTGCGGCCGAACGAGGCCGGCGCCCTCTTCGGCGCGGCCCAGCAATGGATCGTCGAGCGATTCGACTGGTTCTACGTGCTCGCGATCACGACCTTCCTGATCTTCCTCGTGCTGATCGCCGCGAGCCGCTTCGGCAACATCAAGCTCGGCCCCGACGACGCGGAGCCGGAATTCAGCTTCGTGTCGTGGACCGCGATGCTGTTCGCGGCCGGCATGGGCATCGGCCTCATGTACTTCGGCGTCGGCGAGCCGATCCAGCATTACCTGTCGCCGCCGACGGCCGCGGGCGGCACGCCCGCCGCCGCGCGCGAAGCGATGCTGATGTCGTTCTTCCATTGGGGCCTGCACGCATGGGCGACCTACGGCGTGATGGGTCTCGTGCTCGCGTACTTCGGCTTTCGCTACAACCTGCCGCTCACGCTGCGCTCGGGCCTCTATCCGGTGCTGCGCGAAGGCGTGAACGGCTGGATCGGGCACACGGTCGACGCGTTCGCGCTCGTCGGCACGGTGGCCGGGATCGCGGTGACGCTCGGCTACGGCGTGCTGCAACTGAGCGCGGGCCTGCACACGATCGCCGGCTGGCAAACCGATACCGATACGTTCCGCATCGGCCTCGTCGCGGTGGTCGTCGCGCTCGCCGGACTCTCCGCCGCGAGCGGGCTCGACAAGGGCGTGCGCCGGCTGTCCGAGCTCAATCTGATGCTCGCGTTCGCGTTGCTCGCGTTCGTCGTCGTCGCGGGGCCGACGTCGTTCCTGCTGCGCGCGATCGGCGACAACATCGGCGAATATCTGTCGAAGCTCGTGTCGCTATCGTTTCGCACGTACGCATACGAAGCGCCGAACGACAAAGGCTGGTTCGGCGGCTGGACGCTGCTCTACTGGGCGTGGTGGGTGTCGTGGTCGCCGTTCGTCGGGATGTTCATCGCCCGGATCTCGCGCGGCCGCACGATCCGCCAGTTCGTGATCGGCGTGCTGCTCGTGCCCACCGCGTTCAATCTCGTCTGGATGACCGCGTTCGGCAACAGCGCGATCTGGCTCGACACGCACGCGGCCGCGGGCGCGCTCGCGCAAACGGCGACCAACGTCGACGCGCTGCTGTTTCGCTTCTTCGATTACCTGCCGCTCACGCAACTGCTGTCGGTCGCGGCGATCGTGCTGATCGCGGTGTTCTTCGTCACGTCGGCCGATTCGGGCGCGTTCGTGATCGACGCGATCGCCACGCGCGGCGCGCCGCAATCGCCCGTGTGGCAGCGGCTCTTCTGGGCGGCCGTGCTAGGCGTGACGGCGTCGGTGCTGCTCGTCGCGGGCGGGCTGAAGGCGCTGCAGGCGCTCACGCTCGTCGCCGCGCTGCCCGTCGCGCTCGTGATGCTCGCGCTCTGCTACGGGCTCTGGCGCGGCCTGAAAGCCGACCATGCGCACTACTCGCAGGACATGGCGCCCGCCACCAGCTTCTGGACCGGCCAGCACTGGCGCCACCGCCTGTCGCAGATCCTGCGGCACACGAGCGACGCCGACGCGCGGCAGTTCATCGCGCAGACGGTCGAGCCCGCGCTGCGCAAGGTCGCCGACGAGCTGAAGGCGGGCGGCGTCGACGCGCACGTCGCGCGCGACGACGACGACGCGGTGCGCCTCACGGTGCCCGCGCCCGCGCAGCGCGATTTCGTCTATGGCGCGCGGGTGTCGCGCAAGTCCGCGCCCGCGTTCCGCATCCGCGAGGCGGCCGAGCCCGAGCCGCAGCGCGAGCACGTGTGCGAGGTGCTGACGTTCTTCGCGGACGGGCGGCTCGGCTACGACATCGAGTACCTGCGCGGCGACGAGATCATCGCCGACGTGCTGCGGCAGTACGAGCGCTACGTGTCGCTCGCGGCGGACACGCGCACGCACCTGCTGAACCGCGCGCCCGAGCACGCGGGGCCGGACGGTCTGTCGCGGTAG
- a CDS encoding MurR/RpiR family transcriptional regulator codes for MPSSPATPLAAEPSIAVRIAAALPSLTPIHRRMGEYVLANPFRAATMRIDELANAVDASIATANRFARALGFDGYPALRAALVRGFEATLAPVERLRCAQEREAGARGGELIDASFEQALANFERTRGRLDRANVEAAVDSLLAARRIFIVGMGASAFLAGLMEHGLSVYRDNVQSLALLGGPTDAARRLFSARGDDLVVAIAFPRYVYDTIELTRRAAERGAPVLAITDGPDSPIAPFAARALFVHAERRLAATSEAAVLALVEALIDAVAHRSQRSARAAAEVTEFMLPWLEARGACAAPPRPPRRSRKTDR; via the coding sequence ATGCCCAGCTCACCCGCCACGCCGCTTGCCGCCGAGCCGTCGATCGCCGTGCGCATCGCCGCCGCGCTGCCGTCGCTCACGCCGATCCATCGGCGCATGGGCGAGTACGTGCTCGCGAATCCGTTCCGCGCGGCGACGATGCGCATCGACGAGCTCGCGAACGCGGTGGACGCGTCGATCGCGACCGCGAACCGCTTCGCGCGCGCGCTCGGCTTCGACGGCTACCCGGCGCTGCGCGCGGCGCTCGTGCGCGGCTTCGAGGCGACGCTCGCGCCCGTCGAGCGGCTGCGTTGCGCGCAGGAGCGCGAGGCGGGCGCGCGCGGCGGCGAGCTGATCGACGCGAGCTTCGAGCAGGCGCTCGCGAACTTCGAGCGCACGCGCGGGCGGCTCGATCGCGCGAACGTCGAGGCGGCCGTCGATTCGCTGCTCGCCGCACGCCGGATCTTCATCGTCGGGATGGGCGCGAGCGCGTTTCTCGCCGGCTTGATGGAGCACGGGCTGTCCGTCTACCGCGACAACGTGCAATCGCTCGCGCTGCTCGGCGGGCCGACCGATGCCGCGCGGCGCCTGTTCAGCGCGCGCGGCGACGATCTCGTCGTCGCGATCGCGTTTCCGCGCTACGTGTACGACACGATCGAGCTCACGCGGCGCGCGGCCGAGCGCGGCGCGCCCGTGCTCGCGATCACCGACGGGCCCGATTCGCCGATCGCGCCGTTCGCCGCGCGCGCGCTTTTCGTGCACGCGGAGCGCCGGCTCGCGGCGACCTCCGAGGCCGCGGTGCTCGCGCTCGTCGAGGCGCTGATCGACGCGGTCGCGCATCGCTCGCAGCGCTCGGCGCGCGCGGCCGCCGAAGTGACCGAATTCATGCTGCCGTGGCTCGAGGCGCGGGGCGCATGCGCCGCGCCGCCGCGCCCGCCGCGCCGTTCCAGGAAAACCGACCGATGA
- a CDS encoding isoaspartyl peptidase/L-asparaginase family protein — protein MTSPAIVAIHGGAGTILREAMTADAEAQYRAELAAILAAAQKVLAEGGSALDAVSVAVRMLEDCPLFNAGRGAVYTADGTHELDAAIMDGATLAAGAICCATRVRNPVLAARRVLEASEHVMFAGAGADAFAAAQGLELAPPGYFDTEPRRAQWLKARRAAGTMLDHDAAAFVFGRGGGDGGGNGGGNGGGNGGGNGGGPGARAACAPEPLDPDRKHGTVGAVARDLHGHLAAATSTGGITNKQPGRVGDTPIIGAGCYANDATCAVSATGTGEMFIRLATAYDVSAQIEYRGASLAGAAYDVVMNKLPSIAGRGGIIAVDARGNLAMPFNTEGMYRGYARVGEAPVTAIYREDAA, from the coding sequence ATGACTTCACCCGCAATCGTTGCGATTCACGGCGGCGCAGGCACGATCCTGCGCGAGGCGATGACGGCCGACGCCGAAGCGCAGTACCGTGCGGAGCTCGCCGCGATCCTCGCCGCCGCGCAGAAGGTGCTCGCCGAAGGCGGCAGCGCGCTTGACGCGGTCAGCGTCGCCGTGCGCATGCTCGAGGATTGCCCGCTTTTCAACGCGGGGCGCGGCGCCGTCTACACGGCGGACGGCACGCACGAGCTCGACGCCGCGATCATGGACGGCGCGACGCTCGCGGCGGGCGCGATCTGCTGCGCGACGCGCGTGCGCAACCCGGTGCTCGCCGCGCGCCGCGTGCTCGAAGCGAGCGAGCATGTGATGTTCGCGGGCGCGGGCGCCGACGCGTTCGCGGCTGCGCAGGGGCTCGAGCTCGCGCCGCCGGGCTACTTCGACACCGAGCCGCGCCGCGCGCAATGGCTGAAGGCGCGACGCGCGGCGGGCACGATGCTCGATCACGACGCGGCGGCGTTCGTGTTCGGCCGGGGGGGCGGCGATGGCGGCGGTAATGGCGGCGGTAATGGCGGCGGTAATGGCGGCGGTAATGGCGGCGGCCCCGGCGCGCGCGCCGCGTGCGCGCCCGAGCCGCTCGATCCGGACCGCAAGCACGGCACGGTCGGCGCGGTCGCGCGCGATCTGCACGGCCACCTCGCGGCGGCCACGTCGACGGGCGGGATCACGAACAAGCAGCCGGGGCGCGTCGGCGATACGCCGATCATCGGCGCGGGCTGCTATGCGAACGACGCGACGTGCGCGGTATCGGCGACAGGCACGGGCGAGATGTTCATCCGCCTCGCGACCGCGTACGACGTGTCCGCGCAGATCGAATACCGCGGCGCGTCGCTTGCCGGCGCCGCGTACGACGTCGTGATGAACAAGCTGCCGAGCATCGCCGGCCGCGGCGGCATCATCGCGGTCGACGCGCGCGGCAACCTCGCGATGCCGTTCAACACCGAAGGGATGTACCGCGGCTACGCGCGCGTCGGCGAGGCGCCCGTGACCGCGATCTATCGCGAGGACGCGGCGTGA
- a CDS encoding dipeptide ABC transporter ATP-binding protein: protein MSASRAAPSLPDARVLAVDGLTVTFRREDAAFVAVRDLSFHVDRGETLAIVGESGSGKSVTSLALMRLVEHGGGAIAGGAIALRRRGGAVLDLARATPSTLRTVRGADVAMIFQEPMTSLNPVFTVGDQISEAIALHQHKSAGEARAETLRLLDLVRIPEARRVFARHPHQLSGGMRQRVMIAMALSCRPALLIADEPTTALDVTIQAQILQLIRGLQDEMDMGVIFITHDMGVVAEVADRVLVMYRGEKVEEGACDAIFAAPSHPYTKALLAAVPRLGSMRGTDAPAKFPLLRFDPAAGDALVVAGGDATAASGDAARESVLFVDSDAAAASAASTASTASTASAASAASAAPTACARPAIDAGAPPLLRVRELVTRFPVKSGVFGRVSQYVHAVERVSFELRAGETLALVGESGCGKSTTGRSLLRLVERVSGSIEFEGREIGALKGRELQALRRNIQFIFQDPFASLNPRLTVGFSIMEPLLVHGVASGRQAQARVDWLLERVGLPADAARRYPHEFSGGQRQRIAIARALALNPKVVVADESVSALDVSVQAQIVNLMLDLQRELGVAYLFISHDMAVVERISHRVAVMYLGQIVEIGPRRAVFETPRHPYTKKLMSAVPIADPACRHAPRTLPADELPSPIRALGDEPEVAPLVAVGPAHFVAEHRVGGAY, encoded by the coding sequence ATGAGCGCGAGCCGAGCCGCTCCGAGCCTGCCCGACGCGCGCGTGCTCGCGGTCGACGGGCTGACCGTCACGTTCCGCCGCGAGGACGCGGCCTTCGTGGCCGTGCGTGATCTGTCGTTTCACGTCGATCGCGGCGAGACGCTCGCGATCGTCGGCGAATCGGGCTCCGGCAAATCGGTGACGTCGCTCGCGCTGATGCGCCTCGTCGAGCACGGCGGCGGCGCGATCGCGGGCGGCGCGATCGCGCTGCGCCGGCGCGGCGGCGCGGTGCTCGATCTCGCGCGCGCGACGCCGTCGACCTTGCGCACGGTGCGCGGCGCGGACGTCGCGATGATCTTCCAGGAGCCGATGACCTCGCTCAACCCGGTCTTCACGGTGGGCGACCAGATCAGCGAGGCGATCGCGCTGCACCAGCACAAGAGCGCGGGCGAAGCGCGCGCCGAGACGCTGCGCCTGCTCGATCTCGTGCGCATTCCCGAGGCGCGCCGCGTGTTCGCGCGCCATCCGCATCAGCTCTCGGGCGGGATGCGCCAGCGCGTGATGATCGCGATGGCGCTGTCGTGCCGGCCGGCGCTGCTGATCGCCGACGAGCCGACCACCGCGCTCGACGTGACGATCCAGGCGCAGATCCTTCAGTTGATCCGCGGGCTGCAGGACGAGATGGACATGGGCGTGATCTTCATCACGCACGACATGGGCGTCGTCGCGGAAGTCGCCGACCGCGTGCTCGTCATGTATCGCGGCGAGAAGGTCGAGGAGGGCGCGTGCGACGCGATCTTCGCCGCGCCGTCGCATCCGTACACGAAGGCGCTGCTCGCGGCGGTGCCGCGGCTCGGCTCGATGCGGGGCACCGATGCGCCCGCGAAGTTTCCGCTGCTGCGCTTCGATCCGGCCGCGGGCGACGCGCTGGTCGTCGCGGGCGGCGACGCGACGGCCGCGTCGGGCGATGCGGCGCGCGAGTCGGTTCTTTTCGTCGATTCGGATGCAGCCGCCGCTTCGGCCGCTTCGACCGCTTCGACCGCTTCGACCGCTTCGGCCGCTTCGGCCGCTTCGGCCGCGCCCACCGCTTGCGCGCGGCCCGCGATCGACGCGGGCGCGCCGCCGCTGTTGCGCGTGCGCGAGCTCGTCACGCGCTTCCCGGTCAAGAGCGGCGTGTTCGGCCGCGTGTCGCAATACGTGCATGCGGTCGAGCGCGTGAGCTTCGAGCTGCGCGCGGGCGAGACGCTCGCGCTCGTCGGCGAATCGGGCTGCGGCAAGTCGACGACGGGCCGCTCGCTGCTGCGCCTCGTCGAGCGCGTCAGCGGCTCGATCGAATTCGAAGGCCGCGAGATCGGCGCGCTGAAAGGGCGCGAACTGCAGGCGCTGCGCCGGAATATCCAGTTCATTTTCCAGGACCCGTTCGCGTCGCTCAATCCGCGCCTGACGGTGGGCTTCTCGATCATGGAGCCGCTGCTCGTCCACGGCGTCGCGAGCGGCCGGCAGGCGCAGGCGCGCGTCGACTGGCTGCTCGAGCGCGTCGGCCTGCCCGCCGACGCCGCGCGCCGCTATCCGCACGAATTCTCCGGCGGCCAGCGGCAGCGGATCGCGATCGCGCGCGCGCTCGCGCTGAACCCGAAGGTCGTGGTCGCCGACGAGTCGGTGTCGGCGCTCGACGTGTCGGTGCAGGCGCAGATCGTCAACCTGATGCTCGATCTGCAGCGCGAGCTCGGCGTCGCGTATCTGTTCATCTCGCACGACATGGCGGTCGTCGAGCGGATCAGCCACCGCGTCGCGGTGATGTATCTCGGGCAGATCGTCGAGATCGGGCCGCGCCGCGCGGTGTTCGAGACACCGCGCCATCCTTACACGAAGAAGCTGATGAGCGCGGTGCCGATCGCCGATCCGGCGTGCCGCCACGCGCCGCGCACGTTGCCCGCCGACGAACTGCCGAGCCCGATCCGCGCGCTCGGCGACGAGCCCGAGGTCGCGCCGCTCGTCGCGGTCGGGCCCGCTCACTTCGTCGCCGAGCATCGGGTGGGCGGCGCGTATTGA
- the gsiB gene encoding glutathione ABC transporter substrate-binding protein GsiB, with translation MTQPHSFLPFSPRALLVACAGAIAMSSAPLALAERAAVMAVDSTFTTLDPYDSNDTLSQAVSKSFYQGLFGFDKDMKLVNVLATGYEASPDAKVYTIRLRQGVKFQDGTDFNAAAVKANFDRVTDPANKLKRYNLFRRIAKTEVVDPYTAKITLTEPFSAFINVLAHPSAVMISPAALKKYGREIGLHPVGTGPFELVEWKQTDDLKVKKFAGYWKAGYPKIDAIDWKPVVDNNTRAALMKTGEADFAFRIPFEQTAELKASPKVDVIERASIIQRYVSLNVMQKPFDNPKVRQALNYAVNKEALAKVAFAGNATPATGIVPQGVDYAVKLGPWPYDPAKARALLKEAGYPSGFETTLWSAYNNSTSQKAIQFVQQQLAQVGVKAQVQALEAGERVAKVESAQDPAKAPVRMYYIGWSASTGESDWAISPLLASSSIPPKLVNTAYYRNDAVDADLAKALETTDRAKKAELYADAQRRIWADAPWIALVQEKIVYARSKRLQGAYVMPDGSFNFDEIAIK, from the coding sequence ATGACCCAGCCGCATTCGTTCTTGCCGTTCTCGCCGCGCGCGCTTCTCGTCGCCTGCGCGGGCGCGATCGCGATGTCGTCCGCGCCGCTCGCGCTCGCCGAGCGCGCCGCGGTGATGGCCGTCGATTCGACGTTCACGACGCTCGATCCGTACGATTCGAACGACACGCTGTCGCAGGCGGTGTCGAAATCGTTCTATCAGGGCCTGTTCGGCTTCGACAAGGACATGAAGCTCGTGAACGTGCTCGCGACCGGCTACGAAGCGAGCCCCGACGCGAAGGTCTACACGATCAGGCTGCGCCAGGGCGTGAAATTCCAGGACGGCACCGATTTCAACGCGGCCGCGGTGAAGGCGAACTTCGACCGCGTGACCGATCCGGCGAACAAGCTCAAGCGCTACAACCTGTTCCGCCGGATCGCGAAGACCGAGGTCGTCGATCCGTACACGGCGAAGATCACGCTGACCGAGCCGTTCTCGGCGTTCATCAACGTGCTCGCGCACCCGTCGGCCGTGATGATCTCGCCCGCCGCGCTGAAGAAGTACGGGCGCGAGATCGGGCTGCATCCGGTCGGCACCGGCCCGTTCGAGCTCGTCGAATGGAAGCAGACCGACGACCTGAAGGTGAAGAAGTTCGCGGGCTACTGGAAGGCCGGCTATCCGAAGATCGACGCGATCGACTGGAAGCCCGTCGTCGACAACAACACGCGCGCCGCGCTGATGAAGACGGGCGAGGCCGATTTCGCGTTCCGCATTCCGTTCGAGCAGACGGCCGAGCTGAAGGCGAGCCCGAAGGTCGACGTGATCGAGCGCGCGTCGATCATCCAGCGCTACGTGAGCCTGAACGTGATGCAAAAGCCGTTCGACAACCCGAAGGTTCGCCAGGCGCTGAACTACGCGGTCAACAAGGAGGCGCTCGCGAAGGTCGCGTTCGCCGGCAACGCGACGCCCGCCACCGGCATCGTGCCGCAGGGCGTCGATTACGCGGTGAAGCTCGGCCCGTGGCCGTACGATCCGGCGAAGGCGCGCGCGCTGCTCAAGGAGGCGGGCTACCCGAGCGGCTTCGAGACGACGCTCTGGTCCGCGTACAACAACTCGACGTCGCAGAAGGCGATCCAGTTCGTCCAGCAGCAGCTCGCGCAGGTCGGCGTGAAGGCGCAGGTGCAGGCGCTCGAGGCGGGCGAGCGGGTCGCGAAGGTCGAGAGCGCGCAGGACCCGGCGAAGGCGCCCGTGCGGATGTACTACATCGGCTGGTCCGCGTCGACGGGCGAGTCGGACTGGGCGATCTCGCCGCTGCTCGCGTCGTCGTCGATTCCGCCGAAGCTCGTGAATACCGCGTACTACCGGAACGATGCCGTCGACGCCGATCTCGCGAAGGCGCTCGAGACGACCGATCGCGCGAAGAAGGCCGAGCTGTACGCGGACGCGCAAAGGCGCATCTGGGCCGACGCGCCGTGGATTGCGCTCGTGCAGGAGAAGATCGTCTACGCGCGCAGCAAGCGCCTGCAGGGCGCGTACGTGATGCCGGACGGCTCGTTCAACTTCGACGAGATCGCGATCAAGTGA
- the gsiC gene encoding glutathione ABC transporter permease GsiC → MLNFLVKRLFGLLPTLACVAVLVFLFVHLLPGDPARLAAGPEADDATVALVRADLGLDKPLPAQFASFFARIAHGDFGVSTRSKRPVATEIGERFMPTLTLTVVSMAWATLFGMAIGIASAVWRNRWPDRIGMTLAVSGISFPAFALGMLLMEVFSVKLGWLPVVPDGSWKSYVLPSVTLGAAVAAVMARFTRASFVEVLNKDFVRTARAKGVREPMVVLKHCLRNAMIPVVTMMGLQFGFLLGGSIVVEAVFNWPGLGRLLVDAVTMRDYPVIQAIVLLFSLEFILINLSVDVLYAVINPTIRFK, encoded by the coding sequence ATGCTGAATTTTCTGGTCAAACGACTGTTCGGGCTGCTGCCGACGCTCGCGTGCGTCGCGGTGCTGGTGTTCCTGTTCGTCCACCTGCTGCCGGGCGATCCCGCGCGGCTCGCGGCCGGCCCCGAGGCCGACGACGCGACCGTCGCGCTCGTGCGCGCCGATCTCGGCCTCGACAAGCCGCTGCCGGCGCAGTTCGCGAGCTTCTTCGCGCGGATCGCGCACGGCGACTTCGGCGTCTCGACGCGCAGCAAGCGGCCCGTAGCGACCGAGATCGGCGAGCGCTTCATGCCGACGCTGACGCTGACCGTCGTCAGCATGGCCTGGGCGACGCTCTTCGGCATGGCGATCGGCATCGCGTCGGCCGTGTGGCGCAACCGCTGGCCGGACCGCATCGGCATGACGCTCGCGGTGTCGGGCATCTCGTTTCCGGCGTTCGCGCTCGGCATGCTGCTGATGGAGGTGTTCTCGGTGAAGCTCGGCTGGCTGCCCGTCGTGCCGGACGGCTCGTGGAAGAGCTACGTGCTGCCGTCGGTGACGCTCGGCGCGGCCGTGGCCGCCGTGATGGCGCGCTTCACGCGCGCGTCGTTCGTCGAGGTGCTGAACAAGGATTTCGTGCGCACCGCGCGCGCGAAGGGCGTGCGCGAGCCGATGGTCGTGCTCAAGCACTGCCTGCGCAACGCGATGATTCCGGTCGTCACGATGATGGGGCTGCAGTTCGGCTTCCTGCTCGGCGGCTCGATCGTCGTCGAGGCGGTGTTCAACTGGCCGGGGCTCGGGCGCCTGCTCGTCGATGCGGTGACGATGCGCGACTACCCGGTGATCCAGGCGATCGTGCTGCTGTTCTCGCTGGAGTTCATCCTGATCAACCTGAGCGTCGACGTGCTGTACGCGGTCATCAACCCGACGATCCGTTTCAAGTGA
- the gsiD gene encoding glutathione ABC transporter permease GsiD, producing MNATVSSPPSAPASAGAPAAIRTPWSEFWRKFRKQRVALAAGAFVLLLVAVAIVGPHVVPYDPENYFDYDALNAGPSAAHWFGVDSLGRDIFSRIVAGARISLAAGFFSVALGAAIGTFFGLLAGYYEGWWDRATMRVADVLFAFPGILLAIGVVAILGNGMINVICAVAVFSVPAFARLVRGNTLALKQMTYVEAARSIGASDRTIIMRHILPGTVSSVVVYFTMRIGTSIITAASLSFLGLGAQPPTPEWGAMLNEARADMVNAPHVALFPSVAIFLTVLAFNLLGDGLRDALDPKLERR from the coding sequence ATGAACGCGACTGTTTCCTCCCCCCCTTCCGCACCCGCTTCGGCCGGCGCGCCAGCCGCGATCCGCACGCCGTGGAGCGAGTTCTGGCGCAAGTTCCGCAAGCAGCGCGTCGCGCTCGCGGCGGGGGCGTTCGTGCTGCTGCTCGTCGCCGTGGCGATCGTCGGCCCGCACGTCGTGCCGTACGATCCGGAAAACTATTTCGACTACGACGCGCTGAACGCGGGGCCGTCGGCCGCGCACTGGTTCGGCGTCGATTCGCTCGGCCGCGACATCTTCAGCCGGATCGTCGCCGGCGCGCGGATCTCGCTCGCCGCGGGCTTCTTCTCGGTCGCGCTCGGCGCGGCGATCGGCACGTTCTTCGGGCTGCTCGCCGGCTACTACGAAGGCTGGTGGGACCGCGCGACGATGCGCGTCGCCGACGTGCTGTTCGCGTTCCCAGGCATCCTGCTCGCGATCGGCGTGGTCGCGATCCTCGGCAACGGGATGATCAACGTGATCTGCGCGGTCGCGGTGTTCAGCGTGCCCGCGTTCGCGCGGCTCGTGCGCGGCAACACGCTCGCGCTCAAGCAGATGACCTACGTCGAGGCCGCGCGCAGCATCGGCGCGTCCGACCGGACGATCATCATGCGGCACATCCTGCCCGGCACCGTGTCGTCGGTCGTCGTCTACTTCACGATGCGCATCGGCACCTCGATCATCACGGCGGCGAGCCTGTCGTTCCTCGGCCTCGGCGCGCAGCCGCCGACGCCCGAGTGGGGCGCGATGCTCAACGAGGCGCGCGCGGACATGGTCAACGCGCCGCACGTCGCGCTCTTTCCGAGCGTCGCGATCTTTCTGACCGTGCTCGCGTTCAACCTGCTCGGCGACGGGCTGCGCGACGCGCTCGATCCGAAACTGGAGCGGCGCTGA